One stretch of Arachis duranensis cultivar V14167 chromosome 1, aradu.V14167.gnm2.J7QH, whole genome shotgun sequence DNA includes these proteins:
- the LOC107459467 gene encoding uncharacterized protein LOC107459467 produces MGSGNHHSDPETALVRERRLVKLEIEDPLEEENGPISKRSKSSLAPKEIISSDASLGDASAYSILDEPSPLGLRLKKSPSLLDLIQMKLSQGSVPVTNTESDNLSCLGKKDTRAAAGTSSVDKLKASNFPASLLKIGTWEYKSKYEGDLVAKCYFAKHKLVWEILEGGLKSKIEIQWSDITALKANCPEDGPSSLSVVLARQPLFFRETNPQPRKHTLWQATSDFTDGQASKHRQHLLQCPQGLLTKHFEKLIQCDARLNFLSQQPDIILDSPHFETRPSSAESADNPKDHDVHQVNSKGSAMSSFLDVQSPIASLSPSFTIEHNNPPAISIDSLPREAPSPSSVMDCRAIEGSSSSEAESKAPRNWDEIKVPGLRPSMSVSDFLGHIEHCLSEQITSEPEYQEMLEDIAQYLLSDNQAIGTAASDEKSLMSRVNSLCCLLQKDPPAVQNSHDHETVVEGPDRGKGIQLAHTHETVMDDKSRIDFKILEEDSRDVSSSKQAPGMSRKDSFGELLLHLPRIASLPKFLFNISEEDSDSQGR; encoded by the exons ATGGGCTCAGGGAACCACCATTCAGACCCCGAAACGGCGTTGGTCCGTGAAAGGAGGCTGGTAAAGCTGGAGATCGAGGACCCTCTCGAGGAAGAGAATGGTCCCATCAGCAAGCGCTCCAAATCTTCGCTCGCTCCGAAAGAG ATTATCTCAAGTGATGCATCTCTTGGTGATGCTTCAGCATACAGCATACTTGATGAGCCTAGCCCTTTGGGTTTGCGTCTGAAGAAGAGTCCTTCACTGTTGGATTTGATACAAATGAAGCTTTCCCAAGGGAGTGTGCCTGTTACAAATACGGAAAGTGACAACTTAAGCTGTCTAGGGAAAAAGGATACGCGTGCTGCTGCCGGAACCAGTTCTGTTGACAAGCTTAAGGCTTCGAATTTCCCAGCTTCACTTTTAAAAATTGGTACATGGGAG tataaatcaaaatatgagGGCGACTTGGTGGCAAAGTGTTACTTCGCTAAGCATAAGCTTGTTTGGGAAATTCTTGAAGGTGGGCTGAAGAGCAAAATAGAAATCCAATGGTCAGATATTACAGCATTGAAGGCCAATTGCCCTGAGGATGGACCTAGTTCATTGTCTGTAGTG CTTGCCAGACAGCCTCTTTTCTTCAGGGAAACTAATCCTCAGCCTAGAAAGCATACACTGTGGCAGGCAACATCAGATTTTACGGATGGACAGGCGAGCAAACATAG GCAGCATCTTTTGCAATGTCCACAAGGGCTGTTGACCAAGCATTTTGAAAAGCTTATCCAGTGTGATGCCCGTCTTAATTTTTTAAGCCAACAACCAGATATAATTTTGGATTCACCTCATTTTGAGACACGGCCCTCTTCTGCTGAGAGTGCGGACAATCCAAAAGATCATGATGTGCATCAAGTCAACAGTAAGGGATCTGCCATGTCTAGTTTTCTGGACGTGCAATCACCTATTGCATCCCTGTCACCATCATTTACGATTGAGCACAATAATCCTCCTGCCATTAGCATAGATAGTCTGCCCCGTGAAGCGCCTTCCCCTAGTTCAG TCATGGACTGCCGTGCAATTGAAGGGAGTTCAAGTTCTGAAGCTGAATCCAAGGCCCCTAGAAATTGGGATGAGATTAAAGTGCCTGGATTACGCCCTTCTATGTCAGTCAGCGATTTTCTTGGCCACATTGAACATTGCCTTTCTGAGCAAATAACATCTGAGCCAGAGTACCAGGAAATGCTGGAGGACATTGCACAGTATCTTCTTAGTGACAATCAGGCTATAGGTACAGCAGCTTCTGATGAAAAATCACTCATGTCAAGGGTCAATTCTCTTTGTTGTCTTCTTCAGAAGGACCCTCCAGCCGTGCAGAACTCACATGACCATGAAACTGTGGTTGAAGGGCCTGACCGTGGGAAAGGTATTCAACTTGCCCATACTCATGAAACAGTGATGGATGACAAAAGTAGAATAGATTTCAAGATATTGGAAGAGGACTCTAGAGATGTTTCATCTAGCAAGCAGGCACCAGGCATGTCTAGGAAAGACTCGTTTGGAGAATTGTTGCTTCATCTCCCTAGAATTGCATCGCTTCCGAAGTTCTTGTTTAATATATCAGAAGAGGATAGCGACAGTCAAGGCAGATAG
- the LOC107459457 gene encoding autophagy-related protein 11, protein MSSSVTGSLVGEGQLLVHIAENGHSFELDCYENTLVEAVMRSIESVTGINFNDQLVLCMDMKLESQRPLSAYKLPSDDREVFIFNKARLQSNSPPPQPEQVDIPSNFEPPSPSSSHDPHPLDDALDPALKALPSYERQFRFHYHRGHAIYSNTIMKYEHCERLLREQMVQERAVEVARGNLEQYYRMINQNYGDFMKRYLQQHRIHSDLLSNFGKDVERLRSVKLHPALQTANRKCLLDLVKEENLRKSVENCTSSHKQFENKVSQFKQTFGAVKRQVEELLSNREFLSMKTLEQDIKEHLRYINEQKSIMQSLSKDVNTVKKLVDDCLSSQLSSSLRPHDAVSALGPMYDVHDKNHLPKMEACDRAITKLLNICKKNKNDMNDFVHRYMQSITYVSYLIKDQKLQFPVFKEAMGRQEGLFVDLKLFHGIGPAYRACLAEIVRRKASMKLYMGMAGQLAERLASKREAEVRRREEFLRIHSLCIPRDVLSAMGLFDTPNQCDVHIAPFDVGLLNIDISDVDRYAPEHLAGVMSKMEKQGSFKSSSALSGSSSHSAETVEITSESIDRYDSEDLLDGSELVEIAGTSKMEVENAKLKAELASRIALICSLCPEIEYESLDDERMDHILKNATEKTAEALHLKDEYVKHVQSMLKMKQMQCDSYEKRIQELEQKLSNQYVQGQKMSSLHDATDFPLMSGKTDNCKSQYVSSEAHMPCVSTSEPMDEVSCISSSLDAKLGLFAEHTDKALDGVDENMLDSSGVQNPQLDSSMMEPHREEVQSGGKDKKEKIVGQLGMSLTNSSTAESMPVQHDIGPCSLADCAVLGSKINNDKLLELQSALAEKTNQLNEAENKLTAVVDEVASLKSELEAKLILLDESQMNCAHLENCLHEAREEAQTQKSSADRRASEYSLLRASLIKMRSLFERLKTCVYSPGAVAGFADSLRILAQSLANSANDKDDDDIAEFRNCIRVLADKVGFLSRHREELLEKYTRIEAANDQLRKELEEKKDQVKTYYNKHQLEKQANKEKISFGCLEVHELAAFVLTPAGHYVAITRNCSNYYLSTESVALFVDHLPSRPNYIVGQIVHIERQIVKASAHTVTRPERHGRSDKLTSDTGTDRLSLNSGSTLNPYGLPAGCEYFIVTVAMLPDTTIHSSSPS, encoded by the exons ATGAGCTCCAGTGTCACTGGAAGCTTGGTCGGGGAGGGCCAGCTGCTGGTTCATATTGCCGAGAATGGACATTCATTTGAGTTGGATTGTTATGAAAACACGCTTGTTGAGGCAGTTATGAGGTCCATTGAATCTGTTACTGGGATTAATTTCAATGATCAGCTTGTGCTTTGTATGGATATGAAACTTGAATCACAGCGGCCGCTGTCTGCATACAAGCTTCCATCTGATGACAGAGAAGTATTCATATTCAATAAAGCACGGCTTCAAAGCAATTCGCCGCCTCCACAGCCGGAGCAAGTTGATATTCCCAGTAATTTCGAGCCACCATCACCGTCCTCGTCGCATGATCCGCACCCTCTtgatgatgctttggatcctGCTTTGAAGGCCTTGCCATCTTATGAGCGGCAATTCAGGTTCCATTATCATCGGGGCCATGCTATTTATAGTAATACCATAATGAAATATGAGCATTGTGAGAGGCTTTTGAGGGAACAGATGGTTCAAGAAAGAGCAGTGGAGGTTGCAAGGGGCAATTTAGAGCAGTACTATAGGATGATTAACCAAAACTATGGGGACTTTATGAAGCGTTACCTGCAGCAACACAGGATACATTCTGATCTTTTGTCTAATTTTGGGAAGGACGTTGAGAGACTTAGATCTGTTAAACTTCACCCTGCTTTACAAACTGCTAATCGCAAGTGTTTACTGGATTTGGTGAAGGAAGAAAATTTGCGGAAGTCGGTGGAGAATTGCACCAGTTCCCACAAGCAGTTTGAGAACAAGGTTTCACAATTTAAGCAGACTTTTGGTGCAGTGAAGCGCCAGGTTGAGGAGTTGTTGTCTAACAGGGAATTCTTATCCATGAAGACCCTAGAACAAGATATAAAAGAACATCTGAGATATATAAATGAACAAAAGAGTATCATGCAATCTCTGAG CAAAGATGTGAACACTGTAAAGAAACTGGTCGATGATTGTCTATCGTCCCAATTGTCGTCATCACTTCGTCCTCATGATGCAGTGTCAGCCTTGGGTCCTATGTATGATGTCCATGACAAAAATCACTTGCCTAAGATGGAGGCTTGTGATCGTGCTATTACTAAGCTATTAAACATCtgcaagaaaaataagaatgatATGAACGACTTTGTGCACAGATACATGCAAAGCATAACATATGTTTCTTATCTCATCAAAGATCAGAAGCTACAATTCCCTGTATTCAAAGAGGCAATGGGTCGTCAGGAGGGTTTATttgtggatttaaagttgttccaTGGTATAGGTCCTGCATACAGAGCTTGCCTTGCAGAAATAGTGAGACGAAAAGCTTCCATGAAGCTGTACATGGGCATGGCTGGACAACTGGCTGAAAGACTTGCTAGTAAGCGGGAGGCTGAGGTCAGGAGACGAGAGGAATTTCTGAGAATACATAGTTTATGCATCCCTAGAGATGTATTGTCGGCTATGGGATTGTTTGACACTCCTAACCAGTGTGATGTCCATATAGCTCCATTTGATGTTGGTTTGCTTAATATTGACATATCAGATGTAGATAGGTATGCTCCTGAGCATCTAGCAGGAGTAATGTCCAAGATGGAGAAGCAGGGGAGCTTCAAAAGTTCATCTGCTCTGAGTGGTTCTAGCTCTCACTCGGCCGAGACTGTAGAAATTACCTCCGAGTCAATTGACAGATATGATTCTGAGGACCTTCTTGATGGCAGTGAGCTGGTTGAAATTGCTGGAACTAGCAAAATGGAAGTTGAGAATGCGAAACTCAAAGCTGAGCTTGCTTCAAGAATTGCTTTGATATGTTCACTGTGCCCTGAGATTGAGTACGAGTCACTGGATGATGAAAGGATGGATCATATATTGAAGAATGCTACAGAGAAGACAGCGGAAGCCTTGCATCTGAAAGATGAATATGTTAAACATGTTCAATCCATGCTTAAGATGAAGCAGATGCAGTGTGATTCATATGAGAAACGTATTCAAGAATTGGAGCAGAAATTGTCCAATCAGTACGTGCAGGGCCAGAAGATGTCCAGCCTACATGATGCTACTGACTTCCCCCTTATGTCTGGGAAGACAGACAATTGCAAATCGCAATATGTGAGCAGTGAAGCTCACATGCCTTGTGTATCTACTTCAGAGCCCATGGATGAGGTATCATGCATCTCGAGTTCCTTGGATGCAAAACTTGGTCTATTTGCAGAACACACTGATAAAGCTTTAGATGGAGTGGATGAAAACATGTTGGATTCCTCTGGAGTGCAGAACCCACAGTTGGATTCTTCTATGATGGAGCCACACCGTGAAGAAGTGCAAAGTGGTGGtaaagataaaaaggaaaagattgtTGGACAATTAGGCATGTCACTAACTAATAGTTCAACTGCTGAGAGCATGCCTGTGCAACATGATATTGGACCTTGTAGCTTAGCAGATTGTGCAGTATTGGGTTCCAAAATAAACAATGACAAGTTGTTGGAACTACAAAGTGCACTTGCAGAAAAAACAAATCAATTGAATGAGGCTGAAAACAAGCTTACAGCTGTTGTAGATGAGGTTGCTAGTCTCAAGAGTGAGCTGGAAGCCAAGTTAATACTACTTGATGAATCTCAG ATGAATTGTGCTCACCTAGAGAATTGTTTGCATGAGGCAAGAGAGGAAGCTCAAACACAAAAAAGTTCTGCTGACAGGAGGGCCTCAGAATATAGTTTACTGCGTGCATCTCTCATTAAAATGCGCAGCCTTTTTGAAAGGCTCAAGACCTGTGTTTATTCTCCTGGTGCTGTGGCTGGTTTTGCAGATTCGCTGCGTATTTTGGCACAGTCTTTGGCCAA CTCTGCAAATGacaaagatgatgatgatattgctGAGTTCCGAAACTGCATTCGTGTATTGGCTGATAAAGTTGGTTTCTTATCGAGGCACCGTGAAGAGCTACTTGAGAAGTACACAAGAATAGAAGCTGCTAATGACCAGCTCCGGAAAGAATTGGAGGAGAAAAAAGACCAGGTCAAAACCTATTACAACAAGCATCAGCTTGAGAAACAG GCTAATAAAGAGAAGATTTCTTTTGGTTGTTTGGAAGTTCATGAGCTTGCTGCCTTTGTGCTCACTCCAGCTGGGCATTATGTGGCTATTACTAGGAACTGCTCTAATTACTACCTATCCACTGAATCTGTGGCCCTTTTTGTTGACCATCTCCCAAGCAGACCTAACTACATTGTTGGACAAATTGTGCATATTGAACGCCAAATTGTGAAGGCATCAGCGCATACTGTGACTCGGCCGGAGCGTCATGGTAGGTCTGATAAACTGACATCTGACACGGGGACTGACCGGTTATCCTTGAATTCAGGATCAACTCTCAATCCATATGGTCTCCCTGCTGGCTGTGAATATTTCATAGTGACCGTAGCAATGTTACCTGATACCACCATTCattcatcttctccttcctGA